Part of the Streptomyces sp. NBC_01353 genome, CCGAAGGTCGGCGACGAGCTGGTGGCCCACCTGCGGCACACCACCACGCAGTTCGACCGCCTCGTCGAGCGCTGAGCCCCAGGAGCCCGCTGGAGCCCCCGGGAGTCCCGCGAGTCCCGGGCTACTCCCGCGGAACTCCCCACTCCACCCGTGGGCCGTCCACGGCCATGGCCGCGTGCCGGGCCGGGTGGGCGGCCCTGCCCCGGACGAAGACGTCCTCCGCGCCGTCCAGGACGCCCCCTGAGGGGTCGTCCGAGCCGTCCTGCCGCACCACGTCCCGTTCGGGCGCCAGGATGTCCCGCACGATCACGGCGCACAGGTAGAGCGTGCCGAGGATGTGCAGGACGACGGCGAAGTGGTAGCCGTCCGTCGGCAGGCCGTGCTTGTTGCCACTCATGGTGAAGGCCAGGTACATCCAGATGCCCAGGAAGTACATGACCTCGCAGGCCTGCCAGATCAGGAAGTCGCGCCAGCGCGGCCGGGCCAGCGCGGCGAGCGGAATGAGCCACAGGACGTACTGCGGCGAGTACACCTTGTTGGTCAGCACGAACGCGGCCACGACCAGGAACGCGAGCTGGACGAAGCGGGGCCGGCGGGGTGCGGTGAGCGTCAGGACACCCAGACCCACGCAGGCGAGCAGCATCAGCAGGATCGCGAAGGTGTTCGCCGTACTCGGCGCGATCGGCTCTCCGCTGCGCTGGCTGATCAGCAGCCAGAACGACCCGAAGTCGACGTTTCGGCCGGTGCTGAAGGTGTAGAACTGCTTCCACCCCTCGGGCGCGAGCAGCATGATCGGCAGATTCACCGCGAGCCAGGCCCCCGCCGCACCGAGCAGTGCCGCCCCGAACTCCCGCCACCGCCAGGCCCGCCAGCACAGCAGCAGTAGCGGGCCGAGGAGCAGGACCGGGTAGAACTTGGCGGCGGTCGCGAGGCCGATCAGGATGCCGAACGCGAGCGGCCGGCCGCGTGACCACATCAGGACGGCGGCGCAGGTCAGCGCGACGGCCAGCAGATCCCAGTTGACGGCGGCGGTGAGCGCGAACGCGGGGGCCAGAGCGACGAGCAGAGCGTCCCAGGGACGACGGCGGTGGGTCCGCGCGACACAGACGGCCATGACGGCGGCGCAGACCATGAGCATGGCCGCGTTGACCATCCAGAAGATCTGCTCACGGTGCATCAAGTCGCTGCCGCCCGGTGTGAGCCAGGCCGCGACCTGCATGAACAGACCGGTCAGGACCGGGTACTCCAGGAACTCTATGTCGCTGTTCAGGCGGTCGAAGTACGGCACCATGCCGTCGGCGAACCCGCGCCCCGCGAAGAGGTGCGGGATGTCGGAGTAGCAGGCGTGGGTGTACTGGGACGTGGTGCCCCGGAACCATGCCCAGTCGTAACACGGGATCTTCTGCACCATCCCGAGGGCAAACATCCCGATGGCCACCAAGGCGATCACCCGCACAGGGGTGAGGGCACTGGCGCCGAGCAGCGCCCGGCGGCCGATCGGCCCGCCGATCAGTTCACTGCCCGCCGCCGCGACCTCGTCGCGCTGGGTGGGGCACACCACCGGCGGGTCCTGCGGGCGGTCCTGAGACGGACTCGTCTTGTGGAGGCTCGGCATGGGGACATCCTGCCGTACGTCCCTGGGAAACGGTGAGGGCCGCCGTGCCCGGCCACGCACCTGGGGTACGTGTCGGGTACGGCGGCCCTCAGGACCGTGCCGGGCGGGGTCCGGCGAGCGGATCAGCCGCCGCTCAGCCCCCATGTTCCACCGTTGGGCCTGCCTCCACCGCTGTCGTCGGTGGCTGTCGGCGTCGGTGATGTCGGCGTCGAGGTCGCACCGCCGTCGGAGGCCCCGCCGTTGTCGTTGCCCGAGGTGGCGCCACCGTCCTGGCCGCTGCTGTCGTTGCACGACCAGTCCCACACGTCACAGGTCTTGCCGGGCTTCGGCGAGTTGCTGGGCCGCGTCGAAGGGGTCTGCGACGGGGTGGAGGAGGGCGTCTCGGAAGGCGTCTCCGAAGGCGTCGGCGTGGGGCTGGTCAGACCGCCACCGAAGACCGGGTCGACGTCCAGGTCCTCCGGCTCCGGGAAGGACTTGACCTCCTCGCCCTTGTGCGCGGCGGTCATGTAGTCGTGCCAGATCCGGGACGGGAACGAGGAACCGTGGATCCTCTCCTGGTCACCCGTGCCGTACATCTCCTCGAACTTGCGGCCCTGCTTGGTCTCGTCGTCGTCGAAGCGGTACATGTCGATCGCCGTCGACAGCTGCGGGGTGTAGCCCACGAACCACGCCGACTCGTTGCCGTCGGTCGTACCGGTCTTGCCGGCGGCCTTCCGGTCGTCCAGCTTGGCCTTCTTGCCGGTGCCCTTGTCGACGACGTCCGTGAGGACATCAGTGATGTTGCTGGACACGGCGGTGGAGAAGGCACGCTCCGGCTTGGCCTTGTGCTGGTAGATGACGTCGCCCTTCTCCACCACCTTGGTGACGGAGTACGGGTCGTTCTGCTCACCGTTGTTCGCGAAGGTCGCGTAGGAACCGGCCATTCGGATCGCGCTCGGAGAGGAGATACCGAGGGAGAACGAAGGCACCTCGCCCTTCACCAGCGAGGTCTCCAGGAGACCCGCCTTCTCGGCTGCCCGGCGGACGTTGTCGATGCCGACGTCCATGCCGAGCTGCACGAAGGGCGAGTTGAGGGACTTGATCATCGCCAGCCGGAGATCGGCCTTCTTGACGCTCGCGTTCTCATCGTTGTTCTGGAGCCACGGCTTGCCGTTCTCGTCCAGCCAGACCGAGCCGTCGTACTTCTTGACCTTGTAGTCGTCCACGCCGCTGTAGAAGGTCTTGTCGGGGTCGACGACGGTCCGGACGGAGGGGTCCTTGGGGTCGCGCACACCGTCGGTCATGGCCGCCGCGAGAACGAAGGGCTTGAAGGTCGATCCGACCTTGGCGCCGGTCTCGTCGGCGTTGTTGGTGAAGTGCTTGGTGGCGTCGGTGCCGCCGTAGATGGCGACGATCGCACCGTCCTTGGGGTCGACCGATGCACCGCCGAACTGGACGTGGGTGTCCGTCTTCGGTCGCTTCTTCGGGTCGATGTACCCGTCGTAGACCTTCTTGACAGCGTCCTCGAGAGCCTTGACCTTCTTCTTGTCGAAGGTCGTGTGGATCGCGTAACCGCCCTCGGCGAGCTTCTTCTCGTCCATCCCCGGGTGGTTGTTGATGAAGTTGGCCTTGGCCGTACTCACCAGATAGCCGATCTGGCCCGTCAGCTGGGCGCTCTTCTTCGGCGGCTGCACCTTGGGGAAGTTCGGGTACTTCGCCCGCTCCGTGGCGTCGAGGTGACCGTCGTTGACCATCTCGCCGAGGATCCACTTCCACCGCTCGGTGGCACGGTCCGTGTTCGCCTGGACCGTCGCCTTCGGGTCGATGTCGGTGGAGCCCGCAGGGTCGAAGTAGGTCGCGCCCTTGAGCAGGGAGGCGAGGAAGGCGGACTCGCTGACGTTGAGCTTTTCGGCGTCCTTGTTGAAGTACGTCCGAGCCGCGGCCTGAATGCCGTAGGCACCACGACCGTAGTAGGCCGTGTTCAGATAGCCCGCCATGATGTCGGGCTTCTCCATCTCGGCGCCGACCTTTATGGAGATGAAGAGCTCCTGGACCTTACGGGTCAGGGTCTGCGACTGGTCGTTGAGCATGTTGTTCTTCACGAACTGCTGGGTGATCGTCGAGCCACCCTGGGTCTGCCCGCCCTTGGCCATGTTCCAGACGGCACGGCCGATGCCCATCGGGTCAATGCCCGAGTCGGACTTGAACGTCTTGTTCTCGGCCGAGATCACCGCGTCCTGCATGTGCTTCGGGATCTTCTCGATCCCGATGATCTGGCGGTTGACCTCACCACCGGTCGCGGCCATCTGCGAGCCGTCGGCCCAGTAGTAGACGTTGTTCTGCGCCGTGGCGGCATCGGCAGCCTTGGGGATCACCACCTGCGAGTACGCGATCGTCGCCGCACCCATGATGCCGCCGAAGAACACCAGGCAGAGGCCGGTGACGAGCTTCCACGAGGGCATCCAGCGGCGCCAGCCGTACTTGCCGTACCGCGGGTAGTCGATGATCCGCTTCTTGCCCGGCGGACGGCCTCCACCGCGGCCGCGGCCCGGACCGCCCTGGCCTCCGCCGCCACCTCCGCGCCGGCCGCCGCCGGGACCGCCGGCACCGCCTCCGTCGGGGGAACGCCGACGGCTGCCGCCGCGCTGTGCCGCGCGACGGGCCTCGGCCCGCCCTCCGTAGGTTCGCTCCTCTTCGTACCCGGACGAAGGGGATCCCGTACTCACGTCCCGCGACTGGGCCGACCTGCGGCCCGTGGGCTGCTGGGCAGCGCGTCGGGCCGCCGCACGCCCGCCACTCGGCGGCTGCGACTGCGGCATTTTGCGACGGTGCTCGCTCATCGAACGACTACTCCTCGGGCAGGCGCGTACGCCTGGAAGCGGCAGTTGAGTTCCGGTCCCCCCGAAATGCGGACGGCCGAGCCTCATCGAAGACTCCTCCGTACCGCAGCCGGTCACCCGCATCACTGACGCCCGGCGGCGTCGCTCGGTTCCCGGTGCTCTGCATGCCGCACAGACTACGCACGGTCAAAACCTGCCTAGCGGCGAAGTTCACCCCAAATCAGGCAAGTCAATTGCTGTGAATTGACGATGTGATGCCGGTCACTGTGGCCCCACTTGTCGCAGGAGAGTGGCCGTTCTATCGTCATGATGTATCGAGTCGATACATCAGTGCGGCATAAGGGCCCTGAAGGCGGAGGAGGCGGCGGATGAGCAGACGCTCGGGAATCCTCGAGTTCGCCGTCCTCGGCCTGCTCCGAGAAGCGCCCATGCACGGGTACGAGCTGCGCAAGCGGCTCAACACCTCGCTGGGCATCTTCCGGGCCTTCAGCTACGGGACCCTCTATCCCTGCCTCAAGACGCTGGTCGCCAACGGCTGGTTGATCGAGGAGCCGGGAAGCGCCCCCGAGGACGCTCTCGCCGCTTCACTCGCAGGGCGCCGCGCCAAGATCGTCTACCGGTTGACGGCCGAAGGTAAGGAGCACTTCGAAGAGCTCCTCTCCCACACCGGCCCGGACACCTGGGAGGACGAACACTTCGCCGCCCGCTTCGCCTTCTTCGGTCAGACCGAGCGCGAAGTGCGGATGCGAGTGCTGGAAGGCCGCCGCAGTCGGCTGGAGGAGCGTCTGGAGAAGATGCGCGCCTCTCTGGCCCGTACGCGCGAGCGCCTCGACGACTACACACTCGAGCTGCAGCGCCACGGCATGGAGTCCGTGGAGCGCGAAGTGCGCTGGCTGAACGAGCTCATCGAGAGCGAGCGGGCGGGGCGGGATCAGCGATCCGGCCCCGACGCCCCCGAGGGCGCCGCTCGGCACGACAACGATTCTGGAGAAACGGGCGGCCTGCCCCGGCACGGGGGCAGTACCCGGCCGGATCCGTCCGACGACACCGCCAAGTGAAACCCTGCATCCCGCAGGGCTTCCACGATCACACAGGGAGCAACCGGAAATGGGTTCGGTTCGCGTAGCCATCGTCGGCGTGGGCAACTGCGCCGCCTCACTGGTGCAGGGCGTCGAGTACTACAAGGACGCCGACCCGGCGGCCAAGGTGCCCGGCCTGATGCACGTCCAGTTCGGCGACTACCACGTCGGTGACGTCGAGTTCGTCGCCGCGTTCGACGTCGACGCCAAGAAGGTCGGTCTCGACCTCTCCGACGCCATCGGCGCCAGCGAGAACAACACCATCAAGATCTGCGACGTCCCGAACGCGGGCGTCACGGTTCAGCGCGGCCACACCCTCGACGGCCTCGGCAAGTACTACCGCATGACCATCGAGGAGTCCGCCGAGGCTCCCGTGGACGTCGTCCAGGTCCTCAAGGACCAGCAGGTCGACGTGCTCGTCTGCTACCTGCCCGTGGGCTCCGAGGCCGCCGCGAAGTTCTACGCGCAGTGCGCCATCGACGCCAAGGTCGCGTTCGTCAACGCTCTTCCGGTCTTCATCGCCGGCACCAAGGAGTGGGCTGACAAGTTCACCGAGGCCGGTGTCCCGATCGTCGGTGACGACATCAAGTCCCAGGTCGGCGCCACCATCACGCACCGCGTGATGGCGAAGCTGTTCGAGGACCGCGGTGTCCGTCTTGAGCGCACCATGCAGCTCAACGTCGGCGGCAACATGGACTTCAAGAACATGCTCGAGCGCGACCGCCTTGAGTCCAAGAAGATCTCGAAGACGCAGGCCGTCACCTCGCAGATCCCCGACCGCGAGCTGGGCGAGAAGAACGTCCACATCGGTCCGTCGGACTACGTGGCCTGGCTGGACGACCGCAAGTGGGCGTACGTCCGCCTGGAGGGTCGCGCCTTCGGTGACGTTCCGCTGAACCTGGAGTACAAGCTCGAGGTGTGGGACTCCCCGAACTCGGCCGGTGTCATCATCGACGCCCTGCGCGCCGCGAAGATCGCCAAGGACCGGGGCATCGGTGGCCCGATCCTCTCGGCGTCTTCGTACTTCATGAAGTCCCCGCCGGTGCAGTACTTCGACGACGAGGCCTTCGCCAACGTCGAGAAGTTCATCAAGGGCGAGGTCGAGCGCTAACACGCCGATCGAGTTCATCGATCGAGGGTCCCCGGTCTTTCGCCCGGGGACCCTCGTCGTATGTGAGTCTTGCTGCCATGTCCGTCGTACGTGATCTGCGCGTACTCCTGCGCCTGACGAACTTCCGCCGCCTCCTCGCCGTCCGCTTGCTCTCGCAGTGCGCCGACGGCGTCTACCAGGTGGCGCTGGCCACGTACGTCGTCTTCTCCCCCGAGAAGCAGACCTCTCCTGCCGCCATCGCCTCGGCCATGGCCGTGCTCCTGCTCCCGTACTCCCTCGTCGGCCCCTTCGCCGGAGTCCTCCTGGACCGCTGGCAGCGACGCCAGGTCTTCCTCTACGGGAATCTGCTGCGGACGCTCCTCGCCTGCGGAACAGCCGTACTGATGCTGGCCTCCGTGCCCGATTGGCTCTTCTACGCCTCGGCCCTCTCGGTGACTGCCGTCAACCGCTTCGTCCTCGCAGGTCTCTCCGCCGCGCTGCCCCGCGTCGTCGACGCCGACCGGCTGATCGTGGCCAATTCCCTCTCGCCGACCGCCGGCACCGTGGCCGCGACGGTGGGAGGCGGACTGGCCTTCGGGGTGCGACTTGTCTCCGAGGACTCCGACGCCGCGGTCGTGGCGCTGGGCGCTCTCCTCTATCTCTGCGCCGCCCTCGCCTCCCTGCGGATGCCCCGCGACCTCCTCGGCCCCGACCCGGACATGATCCAGCCCCGGCTCGGTGCCGCGCTGGCTTCGACGGCCCACGGCCTCATGGACGGGCTGCGCCATCTGGCCGAGCGGCGTCCCGCAGCTCGTGCGCTGGCGGCGATGACGTTGATGCGCTTCTGCTACGGCGCGCTGACGGTGGCCGTGCTGATGCTCTGCCGCTATGCCTGGAGCACCACGGAGTCGGAGGGGCTGGCGCTACTGGGACTGGCCGTCGGCATCTCGGGCGCCGGCTTCTTCGCGGCCGCCGTCATCGCGCCCTGGGCCATGGGGCGGCTCGGCGCCTTCGGCTGGATGGCCGTGTGCGCGGGTTCGGCCGCCGTTCTGGTTCCCGCGCTGGGGCTGCCCTTCGCGCAGACTCCGCTGCTGATCGCGGCCTTCATCCTCGGGCTCACCACGCAGGGAGCCAAGATCGCAACGGACACGGTGGTGCAGACGTCGGTGGACGACTCCTACCGCGGGCGAGTCTTCTCGCTCTACGACGTCCTCTTCAACGTCGCCTTCGTCGGTGCAGCCGCCGTCGCGGCGCTGATGCTCCCGCCGGACGGCCGGTCCGCCCCGCTCGTCGTGTTGGTGGCCGTGCTCTATGCGGCCATCGCCGCGATGCTGCTGCACCGACGGAAGGAGGGGTGATGTTTCACGTGAAACATCACCCCTCTCGATCCCCGCTCCGTCGATGTTTCACGTGAAACATCGACGGCTCCGGCTCAGCTCTGGGTCGCCCACCACTCCTTGAGCGCCGCGACCGCCGCCTCGTGCTCCATCGGCCCGTTCTCCAGGCGCAGCTCCAGCAGGAACTTGTACGCCTGCCCGACGGCCGGCCCGGGCCGGATGCCCAGGATCTCC contains:
- a CDS encoding glycosyltransferase 87 family protein codes for the protein MPSLHKTSPSQDRPQDPPVVCPTQRDEVAAAGSELIGGPIGRRALLGASALTPVRVIALVAIGMFALGMVQKIPCYDWAWFRGTTSQYTHACYSDIPHLFAGRGFADGMVPYFDRLNSDIEFLEYPVLTGLFMQVAAWLTPGGSDLMHREQIFWMVNAAMLMVCAAVMAVCVARTHRRRPWDALLVALAPAFALTAAVNWDLLAVALTCAAVLMWSRGRPLAFGILIGLATAAKFYPVLLLGPLLLLCWRAWRWREFGAALLGAAGAWLAVNLPIMLLAPEGWKQFYTFSTGRNVDFGSFWLLISQRSGEPIAPSTANTFAILLMLLACVGLGVLTLTAPRRPRFVQLAFLVVAAFVLTNKVYSPQYVLWLIPLAALARPRWRDFLIWQACEVMYFLGIWMYLAFTMSGNKHGLPTDGYHFAVVLHILGTLYLCAVIVRDILAPERDVVRQDGSDDPSGGVLDGAEDVFVRGRAAHPARHAAMAVDGPRVEWGVPRE
- a CDS encoding transglycosylase domain-containing protein, whose protein sequence is MSEHRRKMPQSQPPSGGRAAARRAAQQPTGRRSAQSRDVSTGSPSSGYEEERTYGGRAEARRAAQRGGSRRRSPDGGGAGGPGGGRRGGGGGGQGGPGRGRGGGRPPGKKRIIDYPRYGKYGWRRWMPSWKLVTGLCLVFFGGIMGAATIAYSQVVIPKAADAATAQNNVYYWADGSQMAATGGEVNRQIIGIEKIPKHMQDAVISAENKTFKSDSGIDPMGIGRAVWNMAKGGQTQGGSTITQQFVKNNMLNDQSQTLTRKVQELFISIKVGAEMEKPDIMAGYLNTAYYGRGAYGIQAAARTYFNKDAEKLNVSESAFLASLLKGATYFDPAGSTDIDPKATVQANTDRATERWKWILGEMVNDGHLDATERAKYPNFPKVQPPKKSAQLTGQIGYLVSTAKANFINNHPGMDEKKLAEGGYAIHTTFDKKKVKALEDAVKKVYDGYIDPKKRPKTDTHVQFGGASVDPKDGAIVAIYGGTDATKHFTNNADETGAKVGSTFKPFVLAAAMTDGVRDPKDPSVRTVVDPDKTFYSGVDDYKVKKYDGSVWLDENGKPWLQNNDENASVKKADLRLAMIKSLNSPFVQLGMDVGIDNVRRAAEKAGLLETSLVKGEVPSFSLGISSPSAIRMAGSYATFANNGEQNDPYSVTKVVEKGDVIYQHKAKPERAFSTAVSSNITDVLTDVVDKGTGKKAKLDDRKAAGKTGTTDGNESAWFVGYTPQLSTAIDMYRFDDDETKQGRKFEEMYGTGDQERIHGSSFPSRIWHDYMTAAHKGEEVKSFPEPEDLDVDPVFGGGLTSPTPTPSETPSETPSSTPSQTPSTRPSNSPKPGKTCDVWDWSCNDSSGQDGGATSGNDNGGASDGGATSTPTSPTPTATDDSGGGRPNGGTWGLSGG
- a CDS encoding helix-turn-helix transcriptional regulator → MSRRSGILEFAVLGLLREAPMHGYELRKRLNTSLGIFRAFSYGTLYPCLKTLVANGWLIEEPGSAPEDALAASLAGRRAKIVYRLTAEGKEHFEELLSHTGPDTWEDEHFAARFAFFGQTEREVRMRVLEGRRSRLEERLEKMRASLARTRERLDDYTLELQRHGMESVEREVRWLNELIESERAGRDQRSGPDAPEGAARHDNDSGETGGLPRHGGSTRPDPSDDTAK
- a CDS encoding inositol-3-phosphate synthase: MGSVRVAIVGVGNCAASLVQGVEYYKDADPAAKVPGLMHVQFGDYHVGDVEFVAAFDVDAKKVGLDLSDAIGASENNTIKICDVPNAGVTVQRGHTLDGLGKYYRMTIEESAEAPVDVVQVLKDQQVDVLVCYLPVGSEAAAKFYAQCAIDAKVAFVNALPVFIAGTKEWADKFTEAGVPIVGDDIKSQVGATITHRVMAKLFEDRGVRLERTMQLNVGGNMDFKNMLERDRLESKKISKTQAVTSQIPDRELGEKNVHIGPSDYVAWLDDRKWAYVRLEGRAFGDVPLNLEYKLEVWDSPNSAGVIIDALRAAKIAKDRGIGGPILSASSYFMKSPPVQYFDDEAFANVEKFIKGEVER
- a CDS encoding MFS transporter, producing MSVVRDLRVLLRLTNFRRLLAVRLLSQCADGVYQVALATYVVFSPEKQTSPAAIASAMAVLLLPYSLVGPFAGVLLDRWQRRQVFLYGNLLRTLLACGTAVLMLASVPDWLFYASALSVTAVNRFVLAGLSAALPRVVDADRLIVANSLSPTAGTVAATVGGGLAFGVRLVSEDSDAAVVALGALLYLCAALASLRMPRDLLGPDPDMIQPRLGAALASTAHGLMDGLRHLAERRPAARALAAMTLMRFCYGALTVAVLMLCRYAWSTTESEGLALLGLAVGISGAGFFAAAVIAPWAMGRLGAFGWMAVCAGSAAVLVPALGLPFAQTPLLIAAFILGLTTQGAKIATDTVVQTSVDDSYRGRVFSLYDVLFNVAFVGAAAVAALMLPPDGRSAPLVVLVAVLYAAIAAMLLHRRKEG